A window of the Vibrio ostreae genome harbors these coding sequences:
- the menH gene encoding 2-succinyl-6-hydroxy-2,4-cyclohexadiene-1-carboxylate synthase: protein MLYSRSSGHVSVNTLSVAERPLLVFLHGLLGSTDDWQPVLDRLPDADWLVIDLPGHGHSQTICCDDLQQCCEWVAQTIASRAGAKRPVWLVGYSLGGRIAMTGAACGWFSGFNLSGLLIEGGHFGLPTNQEREPRWIHDSRWAMRFAHEPIEQVLSDWYQQAVFSSLNHAQRQTLITKRSANLGQAVASMLLSTSLATQPYLLPALQQARLTTHYVCGERDKKFSQLATQSGLSFSQVGQAGHNVHHEQPDAFALIIQRLIGSLSSTTSNNNGNQHG, encoded by the coding sequence ATGCTTTATAGTCGCTCGTCCGGTCATGTCTCCGTTAACACGCTATCGGTGGCAGAACGGCCGCTACTGGTGTTTCTGCATGGTTTGCTTGGTAGCACGGACGACTGGCAGCCGGTGTTGGATCGTTTACCGGATGCAGACTGGCTGGTTATCGATTTACCCGGACATGGTCATAGCCAAACGATTTGCTGCGACGATTTGCAGCAGTGCTGCGAGTGGGTTGCACAAACTATTGCCAGCCGGGCCGGAGCGAAACGCCCGGTATGGTTGGTCGGCTATTCACTTGGCGGACGCATTGCCATGACCGGGGCTGCGTGTGGCTGGTTCAGTGGCTTTAACCTCTCAGGTCTGCTGATTGAGGGGGGCCATTTTGGTTTGCCAACCAATCAAGAACGAGAGCCGCGCTGGATTCATGATAGTCGCTGGGCGATGCGCTTTGCGCACGAACCGATTGAACAGGTATTGAGCGATTGGTATCAACAAGCGGTATTTAGTTCACTAAACCATGCGCAAAGACAAACCTTAATCACTAAACGCAGTGCTAATCTTGGTCAGGCAGTGGCAAGTATGCTGTTATCAACCTCGCTGGCAACCCAGCCTTATTTGCTACCTGCACTGCAACAAGCCCGTTTAACCACGCATTACGTCTGTGGCGAACGGGATAAGAAATTTTCGCAGCTCGCGACACAAAGCGGGCTGAGCTTTAGTCAGGTCGGGCAGGCCGGGCACAATGTTCACCATGAGCAGCCTGATGCGTTCGCCCTGATCATTCAGCGTTTAATTGGCTCGTTGTCATCAACAACGAGTAACAACAATGGGAATCAGCATGGCTAA
- the menD gene encoding 2-succinyl-5-enolpyruvyl-6-hydroxy-3-cyclohexene-1-carboxylic-acid synthase codes for MSHDQAQLNRIWSRTLLEELTRFGVSEVCIAPGSRSTPLTLEAAAHPNLTLHTHFDERGLGFLALGLAKASTRPVAVIVTSGTAVANLLPAIAESGLTGEKLVVLTADRPVELVGCGANQAIDQVGIYSSHVTAAMNLPSPGVHLSLSWLLSALDDALFKQAQQGGAVHINCPFPEPLYSTSCTDLYRDYRARVADWHNADVPYTRRLMPQTSVMPLEAASFHRKGLVIIGSLPLCQAQVARDFARQLGWPVLGDIQSGVSSEWAHYDLWLQNATASARLNECELVLQFGARVVSKRLNQWLQRQISAADCDYWYVSPDASRNNQSHLPQQHWVADIRDWVAIQSAVVHSSVKPPLNSAGRGWADELRHIAGATAQLAVSTLSDEGLNGSAGALTEVAVALDLSQRVPWVPLFIGNSLIVRLTDMLSELDDRAVYSNRGASGIDGLVASASGVQRALNQPLMILLGDTSLLYDLNSLTLLRQTSQPVVMVVTNNDGGAIFDLLPVPEQERQALYQMPHGMQFEFAARQFGLAYARPQTLAQYQTVIDVHFDSGQGTLLVEVVTQPQQAARHIQQLSAQIHAL; via the coding sequence ATGAGCCACGACCAGGCACAGCTCAACCGTATCTGGAGCCGAACTTTGCTTGAAGAGCTGACCCGCTTTGGGGTCAGTGAGGTGTGTATCGCGCCCGGCTCTCGTTCGACACCGCTGACACTGGAAGCCGCCGCGCATCCCAATCTGACTCTGCATACCCACTTTGATGAGCGCGGGTTAGGCTTTTTAGCCCTGGGACTGGCCAAAGCCAGTACCCGGCCGGTGGCGGTGATCGTCACGTCCGGTACCGCGGTCGCCAATTTGCTGCCGGCGATTGCCGAATCCGGTCTGACCGGAGAAAAGCTGGTGGTGTTAACCGCCGACCGGCCAGTTGAGTTAGTCGGTTGTGGGGCTAACCAGGCGATCGATCAGGTCGGTATTTACTCTTCCCATGTCACTGCGGCGATGAATTTACCCAGTCCGGGAGTGCACTTATCTTTAAGCTGGCTGCTCAGTGCCCTTGATGATGCGCTGTTCAAACAGGCGCAGCAGGGCGGCGCAGTACATATTAACTGCCCGTTTCCCGAGCCGCTTTATTCGACCTCATGTACGGATTTATACCGCGATTATCGCGCGCGGGTAGCCGACTGGCACAATGCAGATGTGCCTTATACTCGGCGTCTGATGCCACAGACTAGCGTCATGCCACTCGAGGCGGCATCTTTTCATCGCAAAGGTCTGGTCATTATCGGTTCTCTGCCGTTGTGTCAGGCTCAGGTGGCGCGTGATTTTGCCCGTCAGCTCGGCTGGCCGGTGCTGGGTGATATCCAGTCCGGTGTCAGCAGTGAGTGGGCACATTATGATTTGTGGCTGCAAAATGCCACAGCCAGTGCCCGCTTGAATGAGTGCGAATTGGTGCTTCAGTTTGGTGCCAGAGTGGTATCAAAACGGCTTAATCAGTGGCTGCAACGCCAGATCAGCGCCGCCGACTGTGACTATTGGTATGTGTCGCCGGATGCCAGTCGTAACAACCAGTCTCATCTGCCGCAACAGCACTGGGTGGCCGATATCCGTGACTGGGTTGCGATTCAGTCCGCCGTCGTGCACTCCTCCGTTAAGCCGCCACTCAACAGCGCCGGCCGTGGCTGGGCAGATGAACTGCGTCATATTGCCGGTGCAACCGCGCAACTGGCAGTATCAACGTTGTCTGACGAGGGATTGAACGGCTCTGCCGGTGCACTGACCGAAGTCGCTGTTGCGCTCGATCTCAGTCAGCGCGTGCCGTGGGTGCCGCTGTTTATCGGTAACAGCCTGATAGTGCGTCTGACGGATATGCTGAGTGAACTGGATGATCGGGCAGTTTATTCCAATCGCGGAGCTTCCGGGATTGATGGCCTGGTGGCCAGTGCTTCCGGTGTGCAGCGCGCGCTTAACCAGCCGTTAATGATTCTGCTCGGTGACACCTCACTGCTGTACGATCTCAATTCACTCACTTTGCTGCGTCAAACTTCGCAGCCGGTTGTGATGGTGGTGACTAACAACGACGGCGGTGCCATCTTTGATCTTCTGCCCGTACCGGAGCAGGAGCGTCAGGCTTTATATCAGATGCCACACGGCATGCAGTTTGAATTCGCAGCCAGGCAGTTTGGTCTGGCTTATGCCCGCCCGCAAACCCTGGCCCAGTATCAAACCGTAATCGATGTCCATTTTGACTCGGGGCAGGGCACCTTGCTGGTGGAGGTTGTTACGCAGCCGCAGCAGGCCGCACGACACATCCAACAGCTTAGTGCGCAGATCCATGCTTTATAG
- a CDS encoding tRNA-uridine aminocarboxypropyltransferase: MSRYCSRCGKAHKACICAAIVPIDSQVELIILQHPTEEHRAMGTARILSLSLANCRLLVGEDFRQHEELNRLLAESSVQHFVLYPSEQSQSSAQLKLQAERPIRVIVLDGTWKKAFKMWQVNTQLHHLPALHLPKDLKGNYRIRKAPSENALSTVEAGYHLLQTLQPEQDFSPLMTAFDTMINYQIQQMPPGVFERNYLNKEE; the protein is encoded by the coding sequence ATGTCCCGTTATTGTTCCCGGTGCGGTAAAGCACATAAAGCCTGTATCTGCGCTGCGATAGTGCCGATCGATTCACAGGTGGAGCTTATCATTCTTCAGCACCCGACAGAAGAACATCGCGCCATGGGGACTGCACGTATCCTCAGTCTGTCGCTGGCGAACTGCCGCTTGTTGGTCGGCGAAGATTTCCGTCAACATGAGGAACTGAATCGCCTGCTGGCAGAGAGCAGCGTGCAGCATTTTGTGTTGTATCCGAGCGAGCAGTCACAATCCAGTGCGCAGCTTAAGTTACAAGCTGAGCGGCCGATCCGGGTGATTGTATTGGATGGTACCTGGAAAAAAGCCTTTAAGATGTGGCAGGTGAATACCCAGCTTCATCACTTACCCGCCTTGCATCTGCCCAAAGATCTCAAGGGCAACTACCGGATTCGCAAAGCGCCGAGTGAGAATGCACTATCAACGGTGGAAGCTGGCTATCACTTACTGCAGACTCTCCAGCCTGAACAGGACTTTTCGCCGCTGATGACTGCATTTGACACCATGATCAATTATCAGATTCAGCAAATGCCACCCGGTGTGTTTGAGCGTAATTACCTCAATAAGGAAGAATAA
- the yfbR gene encoding 5'-deoxynucleotidase: MKESHFFAHLARMKLIQRWPLMRSVSKENISEHSLQVAFVAHALAVIKNKKFGGQLNPERIAILAMYHDSSEVLTGDLPTPIKYFNPDIAKEYKKIEAAAERRLLSMLPEEFHDDFAPFLVSDAAHAEDSAIVKQADCLCAYLKCLEELSAGNHEFALAKKRLDVTLRERYTEEMDYFLQTFAPSFELTLDEIS, from the coding sequence ATGAAAGAAAGCCATTTTTTTGCCCACCTCGCCCGTATGAAACTCATTCAGCGCTGGCCGCTGATGCGTTCCGTCTCCAAAGAGAACATCTCCGAGCACAGCCTGCAGGTAGCGTTTGTTGCCCATGCACTGGCCGTGATTAAGAACAAAAAGTTCGGCGGACAGCTCAATCCCGAGCGGATTGCGATTCTGGCCATGTATCATGACTCGAGTGAAGTGCTGACCGGCGATCTGCCAACGCCCATCAAATACTTCAACCCGGACATCGCCAAAGAGTACAAAAAAATCGAAGCAGCCGCAGAACGCCGCCTGCTGTCGATGCTACCGGAAGAATTCCACGACGATTTTGCGCCGTTTCTGGTCTCCGATGCAGCACATGCCGAGGATTCCGCGATCGTCAAACAAGCCGACTGCCTGTGTGCTTATCTGAAATGTCTGGAAGAACTCAGCGCCGGTAACCATGAATTTGCTCTGGCGAAAAAGCGCCTCGATGTGACGCTGCGTGAGCGCTACACCGAAGAAATGGATTATTTTCTGCAAACCTTTGCGCCCAGCTTTGAATTAACACTGGACGAGATCAGCTAA
- the rrtA gene encoding rhombosortase, whose translation MNLYLWLVIISMVCAGLQFEPLSSAAAWQLSAIQHGQWWRILTGNFTHTNFAHLAMNLAGLWLISYIFKPTVRLLLSALVLISLWVGIALLMTDMSSYVGLSGTLHGLFACFALQEARQGRRSSWLLVAGVLAKVIWEQCYGSSLGTEALIQARVATEAHLAGVLGGLLLAMVNQRQCPSITE comes from the coding sequence GTGAATTTATACCTGTGGCTAGTAATAATCAGTATGGTCTGTGCCGGACTGCAGTTCGAACCGCTTTCTTCTGCCGCAGCCTGGCAGTTAAGTGCCATTCAACACGGCCAATGGTGGCGCATCCTAACAGGAAACTTCACCCATACCAACTTTGCTCATCTGGCGATGAATCTGGCCGGGTTATGGCTCATCAGCTATATCTTCAAGCCCACCGTTCGGCTGTTACTGTCCGCTCTTGTGCTTATCAGTCTCTGGGTCGGTATTGCGCTATTAATGACCGACATGAGTTCATACGTCGGTCTGTCCGGCACCCTGCACGGATTGTTTGCCTGTTTTGCCCTGCAAGAAGCCAGGCAGGGGCGGCGCAGCAGTTGGCTGCTGGTTGCCGGCGTGCTAGCCAAAGTGATCTGGGAGCAGTGCTACGGCAGCTCACTCGGCACTGAAGCGCTGATTCAGGCCCGGGTGGCAACCGAGGCGCACCTGGCTGGTGTACTGGGTGGTTTGCTGCTGGCAATGGTTAATCAGCGACAATGTCCCTCAATAACGGAATAA
- a CDS encoding pyridoxal phosphate-dependent aminotransferase → MQNIGMSSKLDNVCYDIRGPVLKHAKRMEEEGHKILKLNIGNPAPFGFDAPDEILVDVIRNLPTSQGYCDSKGIYSARKAVVQHYQKKGIRSLDVEDVYIGNGASELIVMAMQALLNNGDEMLVPAPDYPLWTAAVALSGGKAVHYLCDEQADWYPSLDDIKKKITPNTRGIVLINPNNPTGAVYSRDFLLEVIEIARKHKLIIFADEIYDKVLYDGATHTSVATLTEDVLVVTFNGLSKAYRVCGFRGGWMFLTGPKHQASGYISGLDMLASMRLCANVPMQHAIQTALGGYQSINELILPGGRLLEQRDRAWELINQIPGVSCVKPKGAMYLFPKIDTKKYSIKDDQRMVLDFLKQEKVLLVQGSGFNWPKPDHVRIVTLPHVEDLEVAIGRFERFLSTYSQ, encoded by the coding sequence ATGCAAAATATCGGGATGTCGTCAAAACTCGATAATGTCTGCTATGACATTCGAGGTCCAGTGCTCAAACATGCTAAACGCATGGAAGAAGAAGGGCATAAAATACTAAAGCTTAATATCGGCAACCCGGCCCCGTTTGGTTTCGACGCCCCGGATGAAATCCTGGTCGACGTGATTCGTAACCTGCCAACCTCACAAGGTTACTGTGATTCCAAAGGTATCTACTCGGCACGCAAAGCTGTCGTACAGCACTATCAGAAAAAAGGCATCCGTTCTCTGGATGTCGAAGATGTCTACATTGGTAATGGCGCCTCCGAACTGATCGTAATGGCGATGCAGGCGCTGCTGAATAACGGTGATGAAATGCTGGTTCCGGCCCCGGATTACCCGCTGTGGACGGCAGCCGTTGCCCTGTCCGGCGGTAAAGCGGTGCACTATCTGTGTGATGAGCAGGCCGACTGGTATCCTTCACTGGACGACATCAAGAAAAAGATCACGCCGAACACGCGCGGCATCGTCCTGATCAACCCGAACAACCCGACCGGCGCGGTCTACAGCCGTGACTTCCTGCTGGAAGTAATTGAAATTGCCCGCAAACATAAACTGATTATCTTTGCAGACGAGATCTATGACAAAGTTCTGTACGACGGCGCGACTCACACTTCTGTAGCGACGCTGACTGAAGATGTGCTGGTCGTGACGTTTAATGGCCTGTCTAAAGCGTATCGTGTGTGTGGTTTCCGTGGCGGCTGGATGTTCCTGACCGGGCCAAAACATCAGGCCAGCGGCTATATCTCCGGCTTGGATATGCTGGCTTCAATGCGTTTGTGTGCCAACGTACCGATGCAGCACGCGATCCAGACTGCACTGGGCGGCTATCAGAGTATCAATGAACTGATCCTGCCAGGCGGGCGCCTGCTGGAGCAGCGTGACCGTGCCTGGGAACTGATTAACCAGATCCCCGGGGTATCGTGTGTGAAGCCGAAAGGCGCGATGTATCTGTTCCCGAAAATTGATACCAAGAAGTACAGTATTAAAGACGATCAGCGAATGGTACTCGACTTCCTGAAACAGGAAAAAGTCCTGCTGGTACAGGGCTCCGGCTTCAACTGGCCGAAACCGGACCACGTACGCATCGTGACCCTGCCCCATGTTGAAGATCTGGAAGTGGCGATCGGCCGTTTTGAGCGTTTCCTGAGCACTTACAGCCAATAA
- the menB gene encoding 1,4-dihydroxy-2-naphthoyl-CoA synthase, translating into MAKTVGISEQELYAPVEWHDCGSVYEDIDYHKSPDGMAKITIARPQVRNAFRPQTVKEMINALADARYDENVGVIILTGLGEEAFCSGGDQKIRGDYGGYKDESGTHHLNVLDFQRQIRTCPKPVIASVAGWAVGGGHVLHMMCDLTIAAENAQFGQTGPKVGSFDGGWGASYMARIVGQKKAREIWFLCRFYDAKEALDMGLVNTVVPLQDLEKETVRWCREVLQHSPMALRCLKAALNADCDGQAGLQELAGNATMLFYMTDEGQEGRNAFNEKRRPDFNKFPRNP; encoded by the coding sequence ATGGCTAAAACAGTAGGCATTTCAGAACAAGAACTTTATGCTCCGGTCGAATGGCATGATTGTGGCTCAGTTTATGAAGATATCGATTATCACAAGTCGCCGGATGGTATGGCCAAAATTACCATTGCCCGCCCGCAGGTGCGCAATGCGTTTCGTCCGCAGACTGTCAAAGAGATGATCAATGCACTGGCCGATGCACGCTACGATGAAAATGTTGGTGTCATCATTTTAACCGGTCTGGGTGAAGAGGCATTTTGCTCGGGCGGCGACCAGAAAATTCGTGGCGATTACGGCGGTTATAAAGATGAATCGGGTACCCACCATCTCAATGTGCTCGACTTTCAGCGCCAGATCCGGACCTGTCCGAAACCTGTGATCGCCTCTGTGGCCGGTTGGGCAGTTGGTGGTGGTCACGTACTGCATATGATGTGTGACCTGACCATTGCGGCAGAAAACGCCCAGTTTGGCCAAACCGGGCCAAAAGTCGGCTCTTTTGATGGTGGCTGGGGCGCATCTTACATGGCGCGGATTGTTGGTCAGAAGAAAGCGCGCGAGATCTGGTTCCTGTGTCGGTTCTATGACGCCAAAGAAGCGCTGGATATGGGGCTGGTGAATACCGTGGTACCACTGCAGGATTTGGAAAAAGAAACCGTACGCTGGTGCCGTGAAGTTCTGCAACACAGCCCGATGGCGCTGCGCTGTCTCAAAGCAGCACTGAACGCTGACTGTGATGGGCAGGCTGGCCTGCAGGAACTGGCTGGTAACGCCACTATGCTGTTTTATATGACAGATGAAGGCCAGGAAGGCCGTAATGCGTTTAACGAAAAACGTCGCCCGGATTTCAATAAATTCCCGCGTAACCCGTAA
- the menC gene encoding o-succinylbenzoate synthase — translation MRSAKLYRYRLPMDSGVILREEKLTEREGFIVELQENGRIGRGEVAPLKGFSVETIDEAGALAKEQLELWVKGQPLGLDELFPSVAFGVSMAELELAGELPQDGQYQAAPLCTGDPDDLIPQLEAMPGNKVAKIKVGLYEPVRDGMLVNLFLESMPDLTLRLDANRAWNKEKAAKFAQYVAPSRRGRITYIEEPCHTPSESLSFAIDTGIAIAWDETLQQAVRMDDFRLEELTGAKTIIIKPTVIGSVPFCIRLVEKARALNLQVVISSSLESSLGLTQLARLSKWLLPDEIPGLDTIGLYQAQLETAWPGCELPVQTLQEQELVWQSHHA, via the coding sequence ATGCGCAGCGCAAAACTGTATCGCTATCGTCTGCCGATGGATAGCGGTGTCATTCTTCGTGAAGAGAAGTTAACCGAACGTGAAGGATTCATTGTCGAACTTCAGGAAAATGGCCGAATAGGGCGTGGTGAAGTCGCGCCGTTAAAAGGATTTAGCGTCGAAACCATTGATGAGGCGGGAGCCCTGGCTAAAGAACAGCTGGAACTGTGGGTGAAGGGGCAACCTCTCGGACTGGACGAATTATTTCCTTCTGTCGCCTTTGGTGTGTCTATGGCGGAGCTGGAACTGGCCGGTGAGTTGCCCCAAGATGGGCAATATCAGGCTGCACCGCTGTGCACCGGTGATCCGGATGACCTGATCCCGCAACTCGAAGCCATGCCAGGTAACAAGGTCGCCAAAATTAAGGTGGGCCTGTACGAGCCGGTACGTGATGGCATGCTGGTTAACCTGTTTCTCGAATCCATGCCGGATCTGACGTTGCGTCTCGATGCCAATCGGGCCTGGAACAAAGAAAAGGCGGCTAAATTCGCTCAGTATGTCGCTCCGTCACGTCGTGGCCGGATTACTTATATCGAAGAGCCGTGCCATACACCGAGTGAGAGTCTGTCGTTTGCCATCGATACCGGGATCGCAATTGCCTGGGATGAGACGCTGCAGCAGGCGGTACGCATGGATGACTTTCGTCTCGAAGAGCTGACCGGCGCCAAAACCATCATTATCAAACCGACCGTGATAGGGTCCGTACCTTTCTGTATTCGTCTGGTTGAGAAAGCGAGAGCACTCAATCTTCAGGTGGTGATCAGTTCCAGTCTGGAATCGAGTCTGGGTCTGACCCAGTTAGCCCGCCTGTCAAAATGGTTATTACCGGATGAAATTCCGGGGCTTGATACCATAGGCCTTTATCAGGCGCAGCTTGAAACCGCCTGGCCGGGTTGTGAACTGCCAGTGCAGACACTGCAGGAGCAGGAGCTGGTGTGGCAGTCGCACCACGCATGA
- a CDS encoding anti-phage deoxyguanosine triphosphatase, translating to MQVTISSDWQERNNDEHKIRRNDHRSPYQRDRARILHSAAFRRLQAKTQVHGTSLNDFHRTRLTHSLEAAQIGTGIVAQIKLKQPQFRHLLPSDSLIDSLCLAHDIGHPPYGHGGEIALNYMMREHGGFEGNAQTFRIVTCLEPYTEHHGMNLSRRTLLGLLKYPALLSRTRAEKLPESVPHQRQLKAKDWAPAKGVYNCDSAVLDWVLAPLSTHDRQLLGEMRAETRSPYQHQKTRFKSLDCSIMELADDIAYGVHDLEDAIVLGMVTQTQWQQAAASQLAVCGDEWFAEHIEALSRMLFSGQHHVRKDAIGGIVNALLTSVSVQPVDTAFNSDLLAFNAYLEPNMHNALEVLKSFVSQYVIQVPQVQRFEYKGQQIIMDLFEALAADPERLLPDATQEKWRTAEHASEDGMRVICDYIAAMTDGYAQRLHQQLFSAHVNY from the coding sequence ATGCAGGTAACCATCAGTTCAGACTGGCAAGAACGTAACAACGACGAGCATAAGATTCGTCGCAATGATCACCGGAGTCCATATCAGCGTGACCGGGCCCGAATTCTTCACTCGGCCGCGTTTCGCCGCTTACAGGCCAAAACCCAGGTGCACGGCACCAGTTTGAACGACTTCCACCGCACCCGGCTGACCCATTCGTTAGAGGCCGCGCAAATCGGAACCGGTATTGTCGCGCAGATAAAACTCAAGCAGCCCCAGTTCCGTCATTTGCTACCGTCAGACAGCCTGATTGACTCGCTGTGCCTGGCGCATGATATCGGCCATCCGCCCTACGGCCATGGCGGTGAAATCGCACTCAACTACATGATGCGTGAGCACGGCGGTTTTGAGGGCAATGCGCAGACGTTTCGTATCGTCACCTGTCTCGAACCCTATACCGAGCATCACGGCATGAACCTGTCACGCCGTACCCTGCTCGGCCTGCTTAAATACCCGGCGCTGCTCAGCCGCACCCGGGCGGAAAAACTGCCCGAATCAGTCCCGCACCAGCGTCAGCTGAAAGCCAAAGACTGGGCACCGGCCAAAGGTGTCTACAACTGTGACAGTGCAGTACTGGATTGGGTACTGGCGCCGCTTAGCACCCATGATCGTCAGCTGCTGGGCGAGATGCGGGCAGAAACCCGCTCGCCTTATCAGCACCAGAAGACACGTTTTAAATCCCTCGATTGCTCAATTATGGAGCTGGCCGATGACATCGCTTACGGGGTGCACGATCTGGAAGATGCGATTGTGCTCGGTATGGTCACGCAGACCCAGTGGCAACAGGCCGCGGCCAGCCAGTTAGCCGTGTGCGGTGATGAGTGGTTTGCTGAGCATATTGAAGCATTGAGCCGCATGCTGTTTTCCGGCCAGCATCATGTGCGTAAAGATGCCATTGGCGGCATCGTTAATGCCCTGCTAACCAGTGTCAGCGTCCAGCCGGTTGATACGGCGTTCAACAGCGATCTGCTGGCCTTTAACGCCTATCTGGAGCCGAACATGCATAACGCGCTGGAAGTACTGAAAAGCTTTGTCAGTCAGTACGTGATCCAAGTGCCGCAAGTGCAGCGTTTTGAATATAAAGGCCAACAGATCATAATGGACTTGTTTGAAGCACTGGCCGCCGATCCGGAACGCTTGTTGCCGGATGCAACCCAGGAGAAATGGCGCACCGCGGAGCATGCCTCGGAAGATGGAATGCGGGTCATCTGCGATTATATTGCCGCTATGACCGATGGTTATGCCCAGCGGCTGCATCAGCAGCTGTTTTCGGCCCACGTTAATTACTGA
- the menE gene encoding o-succinylbenzoate--CoA ligase — translation MTPWQQWQQRTPDKVALRLEQESLTWQQLADRIEQYAQALHQQGVQGGDVLTLVGKNHPHTLLWLLAAVSRGVICALTMPQPGEALHLKLDALYGAHQTPHLWLAPGADVSRHSISRHSDRAVNVIQIPKALHVTEPVGWHGDLYQADNLATLIFTSGSTGVPKAVAHTHAQHLASAQGLLQEFVFSAEDTWLLSLPLYHVSGLAIVYRWLLAGGCLKIGRGDLAYDMAQVTHASLVPTQLKRLLEAGIELNLTHVLLGGSHIPVRLAQQAAAIGIETWLGYGMTEAASTVTAKQVDGHSGAGHVLAGRLVQLRGQRIYIGGETLASGYYRRGLLHPILESDGWFDSQDLGEWQDEQLVIIGRADNQFISGGENIHCEEIESVLNRHPAVQLAMVVAVEDDEFGARPVAIVHSAEAVFSLTQGSAWCEGKLEKFKWPVAYFTMPEQLMNSGIKVSRQALKQWLAHHQTQYRVMS, via the coding sequence ATGACCCCCTGGCAACAATGGCAGCAGCGTACGCCGGATAAGGTGGCGCTGCGTCTTGAGCAAGAATCTCTGACCTGGCAGCAGCTGGCTGATCGTATCGAGCAGTATGCTCAGGCACTTCATCAGCAAGGTGTACAGGGCGGAGACGTACTGACACTGGTCGGTAAAAATCATCCGCATACGTTGCTGTGGTTACTGGCCGCGGTGTCGCGCGGTGTCATTTGTGCCCTGACGATGCCTCAGCCTGGCGAGGCTTTACACCTCAAACTGGACGCCCTTTATGGCGCGCATCAAACGCCCCATCTCTGGCTGGCTCCCGGGGCCGACGTTTCCCGGCACTCTATTTCCCGGCACTCTGATAGAGCCGTCAATGTCATTCAGATACCCAAGGCATTACACGTTACTGAACCGGTTGGGTGGCATGGCGATCTCTATCAGGCTGACAATCTGGCCACTTTGATTTTTACCTCTGGTTCAACCGGCGTTCCGAAAGCGGTGGCGCATACTCATGCCCAGCATTTGGCTTCTGCGCAGGGCTTATTGCAGGAGTTTGTGTTCAGCGCTGAAGATACCTGGCTGCTCAGCTTACCGCTCTATCATGTGTCCGGTCTGGCGATTGTTTACCGCTGGCTGCTGGCCGGCGGCTGCCTGAAAATTGGCCGTGGTGATCTGGCTTATGACATGGCTCAGGTCACACACGCGTCTTTGGTGCCGACCCAACTCAAACGGCTGCTGGAGGCCGGAATCGAGCTCAATCTGACCCATGTGTTACTTGGTGGCAGCCATATTCCGGTCCGGTTGGCGCAGCAGGCCGCGGCAATCGGCATTGAAACCTGGCTTGGCTACGGCATGACAGAAGCGGCCTCAACCGTGACGGCGAAACAGGTCGACGGGCACAGCGGAGCCGGGCATGTATTGGCCGGACGCCTGGTACAACTGCGCGGACAGCGGATTTATATTGGTGGCGAGACCCTGGCCAGCGGTTATTACCGCCGTGGGCTGCTGCATCCTATCCTGGAATCAGACGGCTGGTTTGACAGTCAAGATCTCGGCGAATGGCAGGATGAGCAACTGGTGATTATCGGACGCGCCGACAATCAGTTTATCTCTGGCGGCGAAAACATTCACTGTGAAGAAATTGAGTCCGTACTCAACCGTCATCCGGCGGTGCAACTGGCGATGGTGGTGGCGGTTGAAGATGACGAATTTGGCGCCAGGCCGGTTGCGATAGTGCATAGCGCAGAAGCGGTATTTTCATTGACGCAAGGTTCAGCCTGGTGCGAAGGGAAGCTTGAGAAATTCAAATGGCCGGTGGCTTATTTCACTATGCCCGAGCAACTGATGAACAGCGGCATTAAAGTATCGCGCCAGGCCCTGAAGCAATGGCTGGCGCATCATCAGACTCAATATCGGGTTATGAGTTAG